Proteins encoded by one window of Simiduia curdlanivorans:
- the rdgC gene encoding recombination-associated protein RdgC: MWFKNLQIYRINDGFSLDLSTLSKTLEEQAFTPCSQQELFKLGWVPPLGKFSEELTLVAQQAALVTLRKEEKVIPAAVIREMVEEKAGQIEAAEERRVYRKEKDQLKEEILFECMPKALRKSRRTHALIDAKAGVIIVDAASPARAEELISLLRQSVGSLPLSLTQYNLSPAVLMTQWVNGEAMPEGWALGAECELRESGDDGAIFKCRRHDLLCEEIQSHITAGKQVVQLALQWQEQLNFVLTQEGHVKRLNFGDDLKQEAQASGADSQALIDSEFNLMLLSLRAFLPKLAEALGGEKSDAI; this comes from the coding sequence ATGTGGTTTAAAAATTTACAAATCTATCGTATTAACGATGGATTCAGCCTCGATTTGTCTACACTCTCTAAAACACTTGAGGAACAGGCGTTTACCCCCTGCTCGCAACAAGAATTGTTCAAATTGGGCTGGGTACCACCCTTAGGTAAATTCAGCGAAGAACTCACCTTGGTCGCGCAACAGGCTGCACTGGTCACCCTCAGGAAAGAAGAAAAAGTGATTCCAGCGGCCGTGATCAGGGAGATGGTTGAGGAAAAGGCGGGGCAAATAGAGGCTGCGGAAGAACGCCGCGTCTACCGTAAAGAAAAAGATCAATTAAAAGAAGAAATTCTGTTTGAATGTATGCCGAAAGCGCTGCGTAAAAGTCGCCGCACCCACGCACTGATCGATGCCAAAGCCGGTGTCATTATCGTCGACGCCGCCAGCCCTGCCCGCGCAGAGGAGCTAATATCCTTGCTGCGTCAATCCGTGGGTAGCCTGCCCTTAAGTTTAACCCAATACAACCTATCCCCTGCCGTACTCATGACCCAATGGGTTAATGGCGAAGCGATGCCGGAGGGCTGGGCACTGGGTGCCGAGTGCGAGCTGCGAGAATCGGGCGACGATGGTGCAATTTTCAAATGCCGCCGCCACGACTTACTGTGCGAGGAAATCCAAAGCCACATCACCGCGGGCAAGCAAGTGGTGCAGCTGGCTCTGCAATGGCAAGAGCAGCTGAATTTTGTGCTTACCCAAGAGGGTCACGTAAAACGCCTAAACTTCGGCGACGACCTAAAGCAGGAAGCCCAAGCCAGCGGCGCTGACTCACAGGCCCTGATCGACAGCGAATTCAACCTCATGCTGCTGAGCCTTCGCGCTTTCCTACCTAAGCTCGCTGAGGCATTGGGCGGCGAAAAGTCCGACGCGATTTAG
- a CDS encoding SirB2 family protein, whose protein sequence is MLMLKHLHATFALLSLIGFILRGIWLLKGSPLFQAKLTKILPHVNDTLLLGSAVALLLTYHWNPLQHPWILAKITALLIYIGLGLLAFKFAKTRPSQLTSWLAALCTICYIFGVAITKSPTLNLM, encoded by the coding sequence ATGCTTATGTTAAAACACCTGCACGCAACCTTTGCGTTATTGTCACTTATCGGCTTTATACTCCGAGGCATTTGGTTGCTGAAGGGCTCTCCCCTATTTCAAGCAAAGCTAACCAAAATATTGCCCCACGTTAACGATACCCTGCTACTCGGGTCTGCGGTCGCGCTACTCCTAACCTATCACTGGAACCCGCTTCAGCACCCTTGGATTTTGGCAAAAATCACAGCCCTCTTGATTTACATCGGGCTTGGTTTGCTTGCCTTTAAATTTGCCAAAACGCGACCTTCGCAACTGACCAGCTGGCTCGCCGCACTTTGTACCATTTGTTACATTTTTGGTGTCGCCATCACTAAATCCCCTACTTTGAATTTGATGTAA
- a CDS encoding DUF4202 domain-containing protein, with translation MNPEVLASVLADIDQRNSKDPQQVEHHSKTLGAAQLYGVRMNERLAAFCHSPSFALIIATRAQHIERWHLARSAYPMDRPGYHRWRTDLAKHHAQVTAKILSEHKLEASLIDEVSSLLKKENLKSNPNTQILEDVACLVFLEFYLADFASKHDEEKLISIIQKTWRKMSESGHQAALTITFDPQIETLIKKALKV, from the coding sequence TTGAACCCTGAAGTATTAGCTAGTGTCCTAGCCGACATTGATCAGCGCAATAGCAAAGATCCTCAACAAGTTGAGCACCATTCGAAAACCTTAGGTGCTGCGCAGTTGTATGGCGTGCGCATGAATGAACGCCTAGCGGCCTTTTGCCATAGCCCGTCGTTTGCGCTGATTATCGCGACGCGGGCGCAACACATCGAACGCTGGCACCTAGCCCGCAGCGCTTACCCCATGGATCGGCCGGGCTACCACCGCTGGCGCACCGACCTTGCCAAACACCATGCCCAAGTCACGGCAAAAATTTTGTCAGAGCACAAGCTCGAGGCGAGCTTGATTGATGAGGTCTCCTCTCTGCTAAAAAAAGAGAACCTAAAATCCAACCCCAACACCCAGATACTTGAAGATGTCGCCTGCCTGGTGTTTCTCGAATTTTACTTAGCAGATTTTGCCAGCAAACATGACGAAGAAAAGCTGATCAGTATCATCCAAAAAACCTGGCGAAAGATGTCGGAATCAGGCCATCAAGCAGCCTTAACCATCACTTTCGACCCCCAGATAGAAACTCTCATAAAAAAAGCGCTTAAGGTTTAA
- the fnr gene encoding fumarate/nitrate reduction transcriptional regulator Fnr, whose amino-acid sequence MSSAQHATCPHNNAVTCGDCRLSSICLPISVHIDDIEKIDSIVKRGRPLQKGDYLFRAGDVFSSVYAVRSGSIKSLTLSDTGEEQITGFFLPGEVMGLDGIGHSKHTNSAIALETSAVCEIPFTQMTELSLKLPSLQNHFFQLMSREITHEQQLVTLLSKNTAEERVASLLLSISSRHQRRQLSGTRFRLSMSRADIGSFLGLTVETVSRVFSRLQKLGVIEVDKKEIDVKDLDLLKASASSSH is encoded by the coding sequence ATGTCTTCAGCACAACATGCCACTTGCCCACACAACAATGCCGTAACCTGCGGTGATTGTCGGTTAAGCTCCATTTGCTTACCGATAAGCGTGCACATTGATGATATTGAAAAGATTGACAGCATCGTCAAGCGCGGGCGCCCGCTGCAAAAAGGCGATTATCTGTTTCGTGCCGGCGACGTATTTTCGTCTGTATACGCGGTGCGATCTGGCAGCATTAAATCACTCACACTCAGCGATACCGGCGAAGAACAAATAACCGGCTTCTTTTTGCCCGGTGAAGTCATGGGCTTGGATGGTATAGGCCATAGCAAGCACACGAATTCCGCCATTGCATTGGAAACCAGCGCCGTGTGCGAAATCCCTTTCACGCAAATGACCGAGCTCAGCCTTAAGTTACCCTCGTTACAGAACCATTTTTTTCAGCTAATGAGCCGAGAGATTACCCACGAGCAACAACTGGTGACACTGCTCAGCAAAAATACCGCCGAAGAGCGGGTCGCATCGCTATTGCTAAGCATTTCCTCGCGCCATCAACGTCGTCAACTGTCCGGCACTCGCTTTCGTCTATCTATGTCGCGTGCCGATATCGGTAGCTTCCTTGGCCTAACTGTTGAAACAGTAAGCCGCGTTTTTAGCCGTTTACAAAAGCTCGGCGTCATTGAGGTCGATAAAAAAGAGATTGACGTGAAAGATCTCGATCTCTTGAAGGCCAGCGCCTCTTCCAGCCACTGA
- a CDS encoding CoA-acylating methylmalonate-semialdehyde dehydrogenase, protein MTSIGHIINGEAVSGGTRRQAIYNPATGSSSYDVELADKATVELAIQAAQEAFPAWRNTPPLKRARVMYKFKELLEAHADEICALITAEHGKVLNDALGELQRGIENVEYATAAPELLKGEHSKNAGPAIDSWSEFQPLGVVAAITPFNFPAMVPLWMWPMAVVCGNTVVLKPSERDPSSVKRIVELAQEAGLPKGVLNLVNGDKESVDTLLTDPRIQAVSFVGSTPIAEYVYSEGTRHGKRVQALGGAKNHAIVMPDADMDNVISSLIGAAYGSCGERCMAISVAVAVGDACADQLVNGLKAAMANIKTGVGSDNSNDMGPLITGAHRNKVQGYVDAGVAAGAELVVDGRGLTVPGHEHGYFLGPCLFDKVSTEMSIYTDEIFGPVLCVVRAKSMQEAMDIINAHEYGNGTCIFTRDGEAARYFSDHIQVGMVGINIPLPVPMAFHSFGGWKRSLFGDLSAYGPDAVRFYTRRKTITQRWPAGGLRESAQFSFPS, encoded by the coding sequence ATGACTAGCATCGGACACATCATTAACGGCGAAGCCGTAAGCGGCGGCACCCGCCGGCAGGCCATTTACAACCCAGCCACGGGTAGCTCGAGCTACGACGTGGAGCTGGCCGACAAGGCCACAGTAGAGCTCGCCATTCAAGCCGCACAGGAGGCCTTTCCCGCGTGGCGCAATACCCCGCCGCTAAAACGCGCGCGCGTGATGTACAAATTTAAAGAGCTACTCGAGGCCCATGCCGATGAAATTTGCGCGCTGATAACCGCCGAGCACGGCAAGGTACTAAACGATGCACTGGGTGAATTGCAGCGCGGTATCGAGAATGTCGAGTACGCCACAGCGGCGCCAGAATTGTTAAAAGGCGAACACAGCAAAAACGCCGGCCCCGCCATTGATTCGTGGAGCGAATTCCAACCCTTAGGTGTTGTGGCGGCCATTACGCCCTTTAACTTCCCCGCCATGGTGCCGCTCTGGATGTGGCCCATGGCCGTTGTTTGCGGCAATACCGTAGTACTTAAACCGTCCGAGCGCGACCCCAGTTCGGTCAAACGCATCGTCGAGTTAGCACAAGAAGCCGGTCTACCCAAGGGCGTGCTCAACCTCGTTAACGGCGATAAAGAATCTGTCGATACCCTACTCACCGACCCTCGTATCCAAGCCGTGAGCTTTGTTGGCTCGACTCCCATCGCCGAATACGTTTACAGCGAAGGCACGCGGCACGGCAAGCGTGTTCAAGCCTTAGGCGGCGCAAAGAACCACGCCATCGTCATGCCCGATGCCGACATGGATAATGTCATCAGCTCGCTCATAGGCGCTGCCTACGGCTCCTGTGGCGAGCGCTGCATGGCAATCTCTGTCGCCGTTGCCGTCGGCGACGCCTGCGCCGACCAGCTAGTGAATGGGCTTAAAGCCGCTATGGCGAATATTAAAACCGGTGTCGGCAGCGACAATAGTAACGATATGGGGCCGTTGATCACCGGCGCGCACCGCAACAAGGTACAAGGCTATGTGGATGCTGGCGTTGCCGCAGGCGCTGAACTGGTTGTGGATGGCCGCGGCCTGACGGTACCAGGCCACGAGCATGGCTACTTTTTGGGCCCCTGCTTATTCGACAAAGTCAGCACCGAGATGAGCATTTACACGGACGAAATTTTCGGCCCGGTGCTCTGCGTGGTAAGAGCCAAGTCGATGCAAGAAGCCATGGATATCATTAATGCCCACGAGTACGGCAATGGCACCTGTATTTTTACTCGCGACGGCGAAGCGGCGCGCTACTTCAGTGACCATATTCAAGTTGGCATGGTGGGCATTAACATCCCCTTGCCGGTACCTATGGCATTCCACAGCTTCGGTGGCTGGAAACGTTCGTTATTTGGCGACCTGAGCGCCTATGGCCCGGATGCCGTGCGCTTTTACACCCGCCGTAAAACCATTACCCAGCGCTGGCCCGCCGGCGGCCTGAGGGAGTCTGCCCAATTCAGCTTCCCCAGCTAA
- a CDS encoding aspartate aminotransferase family protein gives MRNRLDAHWMPFSANRSFKKNPRMIASAEGAYFTDDRGRKIFDGLSGLWTCGLGHCRSEISDAIAKQAKTLDYSPAFQFGHELSFELANKIVDLMPAGLDYVFFTGSGSESADTSLKMARAYWRKKGMPGKTRLIGRAKGYHGVNYGGISVGGIGANRALFGDLIASDHLPHTLLKDQPFQKGMPKQGAELADDLLEIIALHDASNIAAVIVEPFAGSAGVIIPPIGYLQRLREICDQHNILLIFDEVITAFGRCGAMTGAEAFSVTPDILNIAKQMTNGAVPMGAVVAKAEIYQTFMEAGGPEYLLEFPHGYTYSAHPLACAAGIAALDLLVKDQLVDRVASLAPYFETQLHQLQGKPHVAGIRNYGFAGALTLAPYPGEPAKRPYEVAMKMWDKGFYVRYGGDTLQLGLPFITEKQEIDTLISALSDSLSEK, from the coding sequence ATGCGTAATCGTTTAGATGCCCATTGGATGCCATTTTCCGCCAACCGATCCTTCAAGAAGAATCCACGCATGATTGCCAGCGCCGAGGGCGCCTACTTTACCGATGATCGCGGCAGAAAAATATTCGATGGCCTGTCCGGTCTTTGGACTTGCGGCCTCGGCCATTGCCGCAGCGAAATTAGCGACGCCATCGCCAAGCAGGCGAAAACCCTCGACTACAGCCCGGCTTTCCAATTCGGCCACGAGCTATCTTTCGAGCTGGCCAACAAAATTGTCGACCTGATGCCGGCCGGCTTAGATTATGTGTTTTTTACCGGCTCCGGCTCAGAAAGTGCCGACACCTCGCTAAAAATGGCTAGGGCCTACTGGCGCAAAAAAGGCATGCCCGGCAAAACCCGCCTCATCGGCCGCGCCAAGGGTTACCACGGTGTCAATTACGGCGGCATTAGCGTCGGCGGCATCGGCGCCAATCGCGCCTTGTTCGGCGATCTCATTGCCAGCGATCACCTGCCGCACACGTTGTTAAAGGATCAGCCCTTCCAAAAAGGCATGCCCAAACAGGGCGCCGAGCTGGCCGATGATTTACTCGAGATAATCGCATTGCACGACGCTTCCAATATTGCGGCAGTGATTGTCGAGCCATTTGCCGGCTCAGCCGGGGTCATTATTCCGCCCATTGGCTACTTACAGCGGCTGAGAGAGATTTGCGACCAACACAATATCCTGCTTATTTTCGACGAAGTGATTACCGCCTTTGGGCGCTGTGGTGCCATGACCGGCGCCGAGGCTTTTAGCGTCACGCCCGATATACTTAATATCGCCAAGCAAATGACTAACGGCGCAGTGCCCATGGGCGCTGTGGTCGCTAAGGCCGAGATCTACCAAACCTTCATGGAGGCCGGTGGCCCTGAGTACCTTTTAGAGTTCCCGCACGGCTACACCTATTCGGCCCACCCCCTAGCCTGCGCCGCGGGCATCGCCGCGCTCGACCTGTTAGTTAAGGATCAATTGGTCGACCGGGTTGCGAGCCTCGCGCCCTACTTCGAAACCCAACTACACCAACTGCAAGGCAAGCCCCATGTGGCCGGCATTCGAAACTACGGCTTTGCCGGCGCACTGACCTTGGCGCCTTACCCAGGCGAACCGGCCAAACGACCTTATGAAGTCGCTATGAAGATGTGGGATAAAGGCTTTTACGTGCGCTACGGTGGCGACACCCTTCAGCTCGGCCTGCCTTTTATCACCGAAAAGCAGGAAATCGACACCTTAATCAGCGCCCTGTCCGATAGCCTTAGCGAAAAATAA